TTAGAACATGGGAGGGAAAAGTTATAAAAATGGAAGATGAGCCAGCTGTAGATATAAAGAAACTTATAAAAGAGCAAGCACAGGATTAATAAAATATTTAAATATAGAAAAAGAAACAACTTTAAAATAAAAATAAAATGGATGCTAAATTTATATCAATTTGCATCCATTTTTATATTAGTTATTTATTTTATTTATTATTCTGCTGTTGATTAACCAATTCAAGGTATCCACTTGGATGGAAGTAATATATCTCAGAAGTATTTTCATTTACAAAGTAACCAATGTCACCATCTGCATCTGGTAAAAATACATATCCATTAAGATTTTTAGCTTTTAATGCTTCAAAATCGCTAGCATTTCCTTGATATATGTAATCAACTTTATTGTTGTATTTTACTAAAAGTTCTTTGGCTTGTTCTTGAGTCAATTTAGTATTTTGACTTACAGAAACATTCTTTTGAGAATCAGCATAAGAAGATTCATTTACTGGTGCAGTTAATAACAAACAAGATAAAACTAATAAAGATATAAGTGCTTTTTTCATACTAAAACCCTCTTTCGTAATTAATTATATAAGATATTTATTACTTAATAATATTATATGTTTTCTATAATTAAATATTACCATTAAAGAGGATAATATTACAGTTACACAGCTGTAACTTTTGATTACAAAATCGTAATCAAATTGTATTTTTATTCCATTTGTATTTTGTCGTGTCTATGATTAACAAACTCACAAAAGTATATTTTTATGACACCCATAACAGGAGCTGATAGAATCATACCAGGTATTCCAAAAAAACCTCCACCAACAGTAACTGCTAGTATTGTAAAAAATGGGCTAAGTCCTAGTTGTCCACCTACAATTTTTGGTTCTATAAATGCAACTTCTACTTGTTGAATTATTATTAAGTAAATTAAGCAAGTTAATGCAGTTGTTGGATTGTAGAATAAGTTGATTACTACAACTGGTGTCATACCTATTACTGGACCAAAATATGGAACCATATTCATAATACCCATCAATGTACCAAACAATAGTGCATATTCAGACTTTAAAAAGTATAGACCAATTCCAGAAAGTACTCCAACCACAAATGAATCTAAAATTTTACCTGTAAAGTATTTCCCAATGTTTAAATTTAAGCTTTGACACAATTCTATTATAAAGTCTCCATATTTTTTACCTAAAGAAATATAAACAATCTTTTTTGTAAATTCTAAGAATTTTTCTTTTTCTAATAATATATAGAAACAAATTATAAAACCTAAAACAAATTGTACTATAAATTTTCCAACAGAGAAGGTAGTACTAAATATTCCTCCAAGTGAACCAATAAGTAAACTACTAAATTTAGGCATTACACTCATAATTTTATCGCCATATTCTTTTAATGTATTAGGATCTACTGATTGTAAGCTTTTTCCTAAATCAAATAAGAATTGTTCTGTCTTGTCTATATACATAGGAACCTGAGTTACTAAATCAGCCAGACTATTTACTATTGATGGAACTGTAAATAGTATAAAAGATATTAGTATAACTATTAGAACACCATAAGTAAGAAGCAAAGAATATATCCTTTTAAAATTAAGTTTATTTTCCAAAAACTTTACTAGTGGATTAAATACATATGCTAATACGAATGCTATTATAAATGGAGTTAGTAACGACATCAGCAAACTTATTACTCCAAAAAAATATTTGTAATTATCAATAACTTTAATCAAAATATATGAAATAACTACAGTAAGTATAATATTTAAATAAATTTTTTTATCTTGCAAAATAACACAACCTTTCTTATATTTATTAAGTTTAGATTTACTTAAATTTAAAATCAAGTTAATATTTATAGCTTATTATACAATAAAAAGTAGTATTAATATAGTATGATTAATATTAAATTTGACAAGTGTACAATATTTTGTAAGTTTTATCTAAATAGTATTTTTATTTTCTTAAATTTGCATATTACAAATAGAAACAGTTATAATTTGCTTCTAATTTTCTGTACATTTCTATTTATATAGTGCCTTCCAATATATTTATATAAAAGACTTTTACACCATCCTATTTTTTGGCTATATTTATTGAAAAAATTATCTGGAGTATCAAAGATTCCCAAATCATCAATTATTCCTTCCTTTTGAATAAATGTATTGTTTAGATTCCAAGATATTTGAGGATTCTGCAAATCCTTAGTGGCAATGCCCCATCCTAAAAACAGGCCTTGACAGTTATTGTATTTTTGTTGAATACTTGTAAGATAGTTTTTGTCTAAAATAAGACCTTCTAATTGATACCATTGTTTTTCATAGTATACTTCTATCCATGTGTGAATGATTTCTGTAGGAGTAATTTTATCAAGAATTCCTAAAAGTTCTAATTGAACTCTTTTGTCTAAAGTAAAACCATGAATCCTACATGGAATGTCAACTCCTCTTAAAAGTGCCATAGCAAGTATAGTTTTTGTATTGCATTGCCCATATCCATCTTGTAATATTTTACTTGCAGGAATATTGTCACTTGCATTGAAACCAAATTTGATGTCATCTCTAATAAAGTTATAAATTTGTTTGATTTTATTAAAATTATCTACTTGACTCCATTTATTTTTGTTAATAAGTTCTTGAATATTTTTTGAACTAAAGTCTAATAATGTACTTTCTGATAAATATCTTTTCATAAAATGTAATTCTGCTACTCAAAATATGGTCAAACATATCCATATCGAGATTTTTCCTTCTTCATTGAACCTCGCCTTGCCTAAGCTACTACGATTTGGTATAGTTCTCCAAAGGCTTAAATTCCGAAGTTAGCCCTCCGTACATATATAAGTGCTTTTAAGCCACGTGTGGGCGAATTACTTTATATTTAAGCTATCTTATATTTTTTAGCATTTTTAAGATTAATACTTGCATTTAAATCTCTATCAATAGATAAACCACAACTACATTTATAAATTCTATCTTTAAGTTTTAAATCCTTATTAATCTCTCCACACTGGCTACAAGTCTTTGATGATGGATAAAATCTATCAACAATTCTAAGTTCTATATTATTTTGCTTACACTTAGACATTAGTTTAGTTTTGAACTCAAAGAACTTCTGACTTGCTATAGCTTTTGATAAATGCTTATTTTTCATCAAATTAGAAACTGCTAAATCTTCAATAGTTATATAGCTTGGTTTTTGCTTTATAATCGAAGATACAGTTTTATTAATATAATCAGTTCTTATATTAACTAATCTTTGATGGAGTTTTTGTACTTTGACTACTTGTTTTTGAATATTTTGACGAGTAGCTCTCCATTCTTCTATCTTATTCTTTATTTTTAAACTTTCATATTTTCTTGAAAGTTTTCTTTGT
This sequence is a window from Clostridioides difficile. Protein-coding genes within it:
- a CDS encoding transglutaminase family protein, with the protein product MKRYLSESTLLDFSSKNIQELINKNKWSQVDNFNKIKQIYNFIRDDIKFGFNASDNIPASKILQDGYGQCNTKTILAMALLRGVDIPCRIHGFTLDKRVQLELLGILDKITPTEIIHTWIEVYYEKQWYQLEGLILDKNYLTSIQQKYNNCQGLFLGWGIATKDLQNPQISWNLNNTFIQKEGIIDDLGIFDTPDNFFNKYSQKIGWCKSLLYKYIGRHYINRNVQKIRSKL
- a CDS encoding AI-2E family transporter, giving the protein MQDKKIYLNIILTVVISYILIKVIDNYKYFFGVISLLMSLLTPFIIAFVLAYVFNPLVKFLENKLNFKRIYSLLLTYGVLIVILISFILFTVPSIVNSLADLVTQVPMYIDKTEQFLFDLGKSLQSVDPNTLKEYGDKIMSVMPKFSSLLIGSLGGIFSTTFSVGKFIVQFVLGFIICFYILLEKEKFLEFTKKIVYISLGKKYGDFIIELCQSLNLNIGKYFTGKILDSFVVGVLSGIGLYFLKSEYALLFGTLMGIMNMVPYFGPVIGMTPVVVINLFYNPTTALTCLIYLIIIQQVEVAFIEPKIVGGQLGLSPFFTILAVTVGGGFFGIPGMILSAPVMGVIKIYFCEFVNHRHDKIQME